A genomic stretch from Plasmodium reichenowi strain SY57 chromosome 2, whole genome shotgun sequence includes:
- a CDS encoding peptide chain release factor subunit 1, putative gives MEDHDANVEQWKIKRLIKKLENAKGNGTSMISLIIKNKDEVSRINKMLADELGTASNIKSRVNRLSVLSAITSTQQKLKLYNKTPPKGLVVYCGTVITEDGKEKKMSIDFEPFRPINTSLYLCDNKFHVEALKELLESDDKFGFIIVDGNGALFGTIQGNTREVIRRFTVDLPKKHGRGGQSALRFARLRLEKRHNYVRKVAEVATSVFITNDKVNVTGIVLAGSADFKNDLLNSDMFDQRLFAKVIKIVDISYGGDNGFNQAIELSSEALQNVKFIQEKKLIGKFFEEIAQDTGKVVYGIDDTLKALEIGAVELLILYEGLDIIRLTTKNPVTNQTKTMHISPCDEKQESLYKENNVELEVVEKISLTDWVIGNYKKYGASLDFVTNKSQEGAQFQKGFGGFGGMLRYKIDLNLYDEDVESDVELF, from the exons ATGGAAGACCACGATGCTAATGTAGAACaatggaaaataaaaagattaATAAAGAAACTTGAGAATGCAAAAGG AAATGGAACCAGTATGATTAGTTTGataattaaaaacaaaGATGAAGTTTCAAGAATTAACAAAATGCTTGCTGATGAATTGGGAACTGCttcaaatataaaaagcAGAGTTAATAGACTTAGTGTTTTGTCTGCCATTACCTCAACACAGCaaa AGCTAAAGCTGTATAACAAGACGCCCCCCAAAGGTCTAGTTGTTTATTGTGGAACAGTGATCACAGAAGATGGaaaggaaaagaaaatgtcCATTGATTTTGAACCATTCAGGCCAATAAATACGagtttatatttatgtgaCAATAAGTTTCACGTAGAGGcattaaaagaattattgGAAAGTGATGACAAATTTGGATTTATTATAGTAGATGGAAATGGTGCATTGTTTGGAACAATACAAGGAAACACAAGAGAAGTGATTAGAAGATTTACCGTTGATTTACCAAAAAAGCATGGAAGAGGAGGACAGAGTGCTTTACGTTTTGCTCGTTTAAGATTAGAAAAAAGACATAACTATGTAAGAAAAGTAGCTGAAGTTGCAACATCTGTATTTATAACAAATGACAAGGTGAATGTAACAGGTATCGTGTTAGCAGGTAGTGCtgattttaaaaatgatttattaaatagTGATATGTTTGATCAGAGATTATTTGCAAAAGTTATTAAGATTGTTGATATATCATATGGTGGAGATAATGGATTTAACCAAGCTATTGAATTGAGTTCTGAAGCTTTACAGAATGTGAAATTTATTCaagagaaaaaattaattgGTAAATTTTTTGAAGAAATAGCTCAAGATACAGGTAAAGTTGTATATGGTATAGATGATACTTTAAAGGCATTAGAAATTGGAGCAGTAGAAttgttaattttatatgaagGTTTAGATATTATTAGATTAACTACAAAAAACCCTGTAACCAATCAAACCAAAACTATGCATATTTCTCCATGTGATGAAAAACAAgaatcattatataaagaaaataatgtGGAATTAGAAGTAGTAGAAAAAATTTCGTTAACTGATTGGGTTATTGgtaattataaaaaatatggagCTTCTTTAGATTTTGTAACAAACAAATCACAAGAAGGTGCACAATTTCAAAAAGGTTTTGGAGGTTTTGGTGGAATGCTAAGGTATAAAATTGATTTAAATCTTTACGATGAGGATGTTGAAAGTGACGtagaattattttaa